Proteins encoded in a region of the Leptolyngbya sp. CCY15150 genome:
- a CDS encoding site-2 protease family protein produces the protein MIILLLVFFTLSLFTYMVVKRSVAKITRTPIWLLWAVMMAPAFIWMAWLVVNGENEQMPFALFIIPFVVCPMLYWFLVQWGRLPEAPKPSRTADDLPTSDGLLTYSSSLEGKSTVRPVNQEEEKQLRNCFSWSVYYLQTVEYRPQAVICRGQLRTSPEVAYKTIRENIEAQFGDRFLIIFQEGMQGKPFFALVVNPAANSNEDASPVSRPLLALGLLVATLLTTTLAGAWLMIPPGSEFTPEASMLWSGLPYALSIMAILGTHELAHYLAARRYRIQATYPYFIPVPPALIFPFGTFGAFIQMRSPVPHRKALFDVGIAGPLAGFVMTIPLLIWGLAHSETLPLEETSSLFTFDSFSPTSSLLLTLLARLSLGSAFTADQALSLHPVAIAGCLGLIVTALNLMPVGQLDGGHIVHAMFGQRTGALIGQVARFLVLALAFVQSSYLVWAILLFLMPTVDQPALNDVTELNDSRDFLGLLALGLLVIIVLPAPPLLLDMLLAG, from the coding sequence ATGATCATTCTACTGCTCGTTTTCTTCACACTGAGCCTATTCACCTACATGGTCGTGAAGCGCAGTGTCGCCAAGATTACCCGCACTCCTATTTGGTTACTCTGGGCAGTCATGATGGCCCCAGCCTTCATTTGGATGGCTTGGCTGGTGGTCAATGGTGAGAATGAGCAAATGCCCTTTGCCCTTTTCATTATTCCCTTTGTGGTGTGTCCGATGCTCTACTGGTTTTTGGTGCAGTGGGGGCGCTTGCCCGAAGCACCGAAGCCGTCTCGCACTGCCGACGATCTACCCACCTCTGACGGCTTGCTGACCTACTCCTCGTCCTTAGAGGGCAAGTCAACGGTTCGGCCGGTTAACCAAGAGGAAGAGAAGCAGTTGCGCAACTGTTTTTCTTGGTCGGTTTATTACCTACAAACCGTGGAATATCGCCCTCAAGCCGTTATCTGTCGGGGGCAGCTTCGGACGTCTCCTGAGGTTGCCTATAAGACCATTCGGGAAAATATTGAGGCTCAGTTTGGCGATCGCTTCTTGATCATTTTCCAAGAAGGTATGCAGGGCAAGCCCTTTTTTGCCTTGGTGGTCAATCCAGCGGCGAACAGCAACGAGGATGCGTCGCCGGTGTCTCGCCCGCTGCTGGCCCTGGGGCTTTTGGTCGCAACGTTACTCACCACCACCTTGGCCGGGGCTTGGCTGATGATTCCTCCAGGGAGCGAGTTTACGCCGGAAGCCTCAATGCTATGGAGCGGTTTGCCCTATGCCTTGTCGATTATGGCGATTTTGGGTACCCATGAGCTGGCCCACTATCTAGCCGCTCGGCGGTATCGCATCCAGGCGACCTATCCCTACTTCATTCCCGTCCCACCGGCACTTATTTTTCCCTTCGGTACCTTTGGGGCCTTCATCCAAATGCGATCGCCCGTCCCCCATCGCAAGGCGTTGTTTGATGTGGGTATTGCGGGGCCCCTGGCAGGCTTTGTTATGACCATTCCGCTGCTGATTTGGGGACTCGCCCATTCTGAAACCCTACCCTTGGAGGAAACCTCTAGCCTGTTTACCTTTGACTCTTTCTCTCCTACCTCATCCTTGCTGCTCACCCTGCTGGCCCGGTTGTCCTTGGGTAGTGCGTTCACGGCCGACCAAGCCCTGAGTTTACATCCCGTGGCGATCGCTGGCTGTTTGGGCCTCATCGTCACGGCCCTCAACCTGATGCCGGTTGGACAGCTTGATGGCGGGCATATTGTTCATGCCATGTTTGGGCAGCGTACCGGAGCCTTGATTGGCCAAGTGGCTCGTTTTCTGGTTTTGGCTCTAGCTTTTGTACAATCTAGCTATCTGGTCTGGGCGATTCTGCTGTTTTTGATGCCGACGGTGGATCAACCTGCTCTCAATGATGTGACGGAACTGAATGACTCCCGCGACTTTTTGGGACTCTTGGCTTTGGGGCTGCTGGTGATCATTGTCTTGCCAGCACCGCCGCTGCTCCTTGATATGCTGCTGGCAGGCTAG
- a CDS encoding J domain-containing protein, with protein sequence MQNFRNYYQILGVPRDATLDDIKKAFRALARQYHPDMNPGNKAAEETFKDLGEAYEVLSDVSRREQYDRFSQYWKQPGFQRKARSGRGAADDLNFSDFPDFNSFVDQLLNRREETVARAPAPRAASPRPAASTSAPPRPASTGKAPRRSPPPKSTANPSPRARDTEARLTVPLETAYAGGRERIRLEDGRSLEVNMPAAIVSGQRIRLKGQGSQGGDLYLKITLAPHAFFGVEGADIYCKVPVTPSEAILGAAVEIPTLDGPVKMTIPAGVQPGQKLRLAGKGYPIEGQRGDQIVEIVLALPKDLTTHERELYEKLRQLETFNPRGHLFL encoded by the coding sequence ATGCAAAACTTCCGGAACTACTATCAAATCTTGGGAGTTCCTCGGGACGCTACACTTGACGATATCAAAAAAGCATTTCGTGCCTTGGCCCGCCAATATCATCCGGATATGAATCCGGGGAATAAAGCAGCGGAGGAAACGTTTAAAGATCTTGGCGAGGCCTATGAGGTGCTGTCAGACGTCAGCCGCCGAGAACAGTACGATCGCTTCAGCCAATATTGGAAACAGCCTGGATTCCAGCGAAAAGCTCGGAGCGGTCGTGGTGCGGCCGATGATCTCAACTTTAGTGATTTCCCAGACTTTAATAGCTTTGTCGATCAATTGCTGAATCGCCGGGAGGAAACGGTTGCCCGTGCCCCTGCGCCACGTGCCGCCTCTCCCCGTCCGGCAGCGTCTACCTCAGCTCCCCCGCGGCCAGCATCTACGGGCAAAGCACCTCGGCGATCGCCCCCTCCGAAATCCACGGCTAATCCTTCTCCGCGCGCTCGGGACACAGAAGCCCGCCTGACGGTGCCCCTAGAAACGGCCTACGCGGGTGGACGGGAGCGAATTCGTCTGGAAGATGGGCGATCGCTTGAGGTGAATATGCCAGCAGCGATCGTCAGTGGACAGCGGATTCGCCTCAAAGGACAGGGATCTCAAGGGGGAGATCTCTATCTAAAAATTACCCTTGCTCCCCATGCTTTTTTTGGCGTTGAGGGAGCAGATATCTATTGCAAGGTGCCGGTGACGCCCAGTGAAGCAATTCTCGGTGCGGCTGTGGAGATTCCTACCCTAGATGGCCCGGTGAAAATGACGATTCCGGCGGGGGTGCAGCCAGGGCAAAAGTTACGGTTGGCGGGCAAAGGATACCCCATTGAAGGGCAGCGGGGCGATCAAATTGTGGAGATTGTTCTGGCTCTGCCGAAGGATCTCACCACCCATGAACGGGAACTCTACGAAAAACTGCGGCAGCTTGAAACCTTTAACCCTCGGGGGCATTTGTTCTTATAA
- a CDS encoding SRPBCC domain-containing protein: MPSLYTETIIHAPRAVVWQALVRKQDWLKWNTFLFDRQPEQAFQEGRSLLLSVRRVEGGDEIEFEASVNRVQENCYLRWRSSVPGLWNEHSFELQDVGVNLTQCMHRNRFDGLVAPMILPFIRQDEQRGMRRMAQELRQYAEYLSY, encoded by the coding sequence ATGCCTAGCCTTTACACCGAAACGATTATTCATGCTCCACGGGCAGTGGTCTGGCAGGCCCTTGTCCGCAAGCAAGACTGGCTGAAGTGGAATACGTTTTTATTCGATCGCCAGCCCGAGCAAGCTTTTCAAGAAGGGCGATCGCTGCTGCTGTCGGTGCGGCGGGTGGAGGGGGGCGACGAGATAGAATTTGAGGCTTCGGTCAACCGCGTGCAGGAAAACTGTTACCTGCGATGGCGCTCTTCAGTTCCAGGTTTGTGGAATGAGCATAGTTTTGAGCTACAGGATGTGGGCGTGAATCTCACGCAATGTATGCATCGCAATCGCTTTGATGGTCTAGTGGCACCGATGATTCTGCCTTTTATCCGCCAAGATGAGCAGCGGGGGATGCGGCGCATGGCCCAAGAACTGCGGCAGTATGCTGAATACCTCAGTTACTAA
- a CDS encoding DoxX family protein has protein sequence MTTTQRLTQTATALLKSNLSANYGSQAVWTILRVVAGVVMIHNGLDKLSNIESFAQAYVQVIGLPFPIFFSYVAAYTELLGAPLLALGLLTRPAALGLFSTMAVAMYHHVLVAGLSIPYLELSVLYAACFLFFLVNGAGLFSADALIAGWLDAASGNAQAQAIAEAESAYSASQPITK, from the coding sequence ATGACTACAACCCAACGTTTAACCCAAACCGCAACGGCACTTCTAAAATCTAATTTGTCTGCCAACTACGGATCTCAGGCCGTATGGACGATTCTTCGCGTCGTGGCAGGTGTGGTGATGATTCACAATGGTCTTGACAAGTTGTCGAATATCGAAAGCTTTGCCCAGGCCTACGTACAGGTGATTGGACTGCCTTTCCCAATCTTCTTCAGCTATGTGGCAGCCTACACGGAACTGCTGGGCGCACCGCTGCTCGCCCTCGGTCTACTAACCCGTCCCGCAGCCTTGGGTCTGTTTAGCACCATGGCGGTGGCGATGTATCATCACGTCTTGGTAGCTGGATTGAGCATTCCCTACCTAGAGCTATCGGTGCTCTACGCTGCCTGTTTCCTGTTCTTCCTGGTGAACGGAGCGGGTCTGTTCTCCGCTGACGCCCTCATTGCTGGTTGGCTCGATGCTGCTAGCGGCAATGCTCAAGCTCAGGCGATCGCTGAAGCAGAATCAGCCTATAGTGCCTCTCAGCCTATTACCAAGTAG
- the mutL gene encoding DNA mismatch repair endonuclease MutL, producing MTDAIGALPRDVVHLMAAGEVIDSLAAVVRELSENAIDAGATRIAVTVWGSQWRLRVADNGAGLSLLDLQQAALPHYTSKIKTCDDLWRIKSLGFRGEALHSLAQLSILDICSRPRAAEHGWQAHYGHDGVPVATQTVAIAAGTVVTVQDLFGNWPGRRQGLPSLPQQLRAVQLMVQKLALCHPQITWQMQQGDRPWFSISAGQSGCDILPQYLRDVQRSDLRDGQVGLANPEGADGDTQREDPRLYVLLGLPDRCHRHRPDWVHVAVNGRIVQCPELEQIVVGAFRHTLPRDRYPVGFVHLTLPPEYVDWNRHPAKAELYLHHLSHWQAQLREAIAHLLNLQITNGDLIPQRTGQVFKSAEQSTRYLPGENGQKPRSPVSLPLKAIAQVHQMYILAEHPTGLWLIEQHIAHERVLYEHLCDRWQMVDLEPPLILPQLSASQVEQLERIGVKVDLFGDDLWAARTAPEPLAQRPDCADALLELSRGPDLDTALVATACRTAIRNGTPLELQAMQTLIDQWQTTRHPQTCPHGRPIFLPLEESSLSRFFRRHWVIGKSHGI from the coding sequence ATGACGGATGCAATTGGCGCATTACCGAGGGATGTCGTCCATTTAATGGCGGCGGGCGAAGTGATCGATTCGCTGGCGGCGGTGGTGCGAGAACTTTCGGAAAATGCCATTGATGCTGGCGCAACTCGCATTGCGGTGACGGTGTGGGGATCGCAATGGCGGCTGCGGGTGGCGGACAATGGCGCGGGTTTATCGCTGCTGGACTTACAGCAAGCGGCTCTGCCCCACTACACCAGTAAAATCAAAACCTGTGATGATCTGTGGCGGATTAAGAGTTTAGGATTTCGCGGGGAGGCTCTCCACAGTCTGGCCCAGCTTTCCATCTTAGATATTTGCAGCCGGCCGAGAGCAGCAGAGCATGGTTGGCAAGCTCACTACGGTCACGATGGGGTGCCCGTTGCCACGCAGACCGTAGCGATCGCCGCTGGAACGGTGGTGACGGTGCAGGATCTGTTTGGCAATTGGCCGGGACGGCGGCAGGGATTGCCCTCGTTACCCCAACAGTTGCGGGCGGTGCAGCTTATGGTACAGAAGCTGGCCCTATGCCATCCTCAGATTACCTGGCAGATGCAGCAGGGCGATCGCCCTTGGTTTTCGATCAGTGCAGGGCAGAGCGGCTGTGATATCTTGCCGCAATATCTACGGGATGTGCAGCGATCGGATTTGCGCGATGGACAGGTAGGTTTAGCCAATCCTGAGGGCGCTGACGGGGATACTCAGCGGGAGGATCCCCGTCTGTATGTCTTGCTAGGACTGCCCGATCGCTGCCATCGCCACCGGCCAGATTGGGTGCATGTGGCTGTTAATGGCCGGATTGTCCAATGTCCTGAGCTAGAGCAAATTGTGGTGGGAGCCTTTCGCCACACCCTGCCCCGCGATCGCTACCCGGTTGGTTTTGTCCACCTGACCTTGCCACCAGAGTATGTGGACTGGAATCGCCACCCGGCTAAGGCAGAGCTTTACTTGCATCACCTGTCTCATTGGCAGGCCCAACTGCGGGAGGCGATCGCTCATCTGCTAAATCTACAGATCACGAATGGCGATTTGATCCCGCAGCGTACGGGGCAGGTGTTCAAAAGTGCTGAACAGTCCACCCGCTATTTACCCGGTGAAAATGGCCAGAAGCCGCGATCGCCCGTTAGCCTGCCTTTGAAAGCGATCGCCCAAGTGCATCAGATGTATATTTTGGCCGAGCATCCAACCGGCCTATGGTTGATTGAGCAGCACATTGCCCATGAGCGCGTGCTCTATGAACACCTGTGCGATCGCTGGCAGATGGTTGACCTAGAACCGCCGTTGATTCTCCCCCAGCTCTCAGCATCGCAGGTGGAGCAATTGGAGCGTATTGGTGTGAAGGTGGATCTATTTGGCGATGATCTATGGGCCGCTAGAACCGCCCCTGAGCCCTTAGCCCAGCGGCCCGACTGTGCAGATGCGCTGCTGGAACTTAGCCGAGGGCCCGACCTGGATACGGCGCTGGTGGCCACGGCCTGTCGCACGGCGATTCGTAACGGCACGCCGCTGGAGCTGCAGGCGATGCAAACCTTGATTGATCAATGGCAGACCACCCGCCATCCCCAAACCTGCCCCCATGGCCGCCCTATCTTTTTGCCCCTGGAGGAGTCGAGTCTATCTCGGTTCTTCCGGCGACATTGGGTGATTGGCAAGAGCCATGGGATCTAA
- a CDS encoding MBL fold metallo-hydrolase: protein MPTSSKSPRPVLDYVDTLFAFPPNRDTMGGTAYLILDQIDSQPANILVDCPAWDAEHLSFLQAHGGVQWLVITHRGGLGKVKEIQTALQCQVVIQEQEAYLLPEVEVVSFHHDLTLGDRLQVFWTPGHSPGSACVYDPRQGGILLTGRHLLPDRQGKPVPLRTAKTFHWPRQLRSVQAIRDRFSSETLTYLCPGANTGFLRGQRAIADAYRQVTTIDLEQAQTAPILL from the coding sequence ATGCCAACATCGTCTAAATCTCCTCGTCCGGTGCTTGACTATGTTGACACCCTATTTGCATTTCCTCCAAACCGCGACACCATGGGTGGAACAGCCTATCTCATCCTAGACCAGATCGATAGCCAACCGGCCAATATTCTGGTAGATTGTCCGGCTTGGGATGCAGAACATCTATCATTTCTCCAAGCCCATGGTGGAGTTCAGTGGCTGGTCATCACCCATCGCGGCGGCTTAGGCAAGGTGAAGGAGATCCAAACGGCGCTCCAGTGCCAGGTCGTCATCCAAGAACAGGAAGCCTACTTACTGCCGGAGGTGGAGGTGGTGTCGTTTCACCATGACCTCACCCTAGGCGATCGCCTTCAGGTGTTCTGGACACCCGGCCACTCTCCGGGATCAGCCTGTGTGTATGACCCAAGGCAAGGCGGCATCTTGTTGACCGGGCGGCATCTCTTACCCGATCGGCAGGGCAAGCCTGTGCCCTTGCGTACGGCCAAAACCTTCCACTGGCCCCGCCAGCTTCGCAGTGTGCAGGCTATCCGCGATCGCTTTTCCAGCGAAACCCTAACCTACCTATGCCCTGGAGCCAATACAGGCTTCCTGCGAGGACAGCGGGCGATCGCCGATGCCTACCGTCAGGTCACCACCATCGATTTGGAGCAGGCGCAGACCGCGCCAATTTTGCTATGA
- the thrC gene encoding threonine synthase: MIPSFSVSNPVDLSSRSWPGLIEAYRPFLPVTEKTPVVTLLEGNTPLIPAPAIAAQVGRSVKVFVKFDGLNPTGSFKDRGMTLAISKAKEEGAKAVICASTGNTSAAAAAYARRGGLRAFVVIPDGYVALGKLAQALLYGADVLAIDGNFDQALTLVRDIADRYPVTLVNSVNPYRLQGQKTAAFEVVDALGDAPDWLCIPVGNAGNISAYWMGFCEYREVGRSQRLPRMMGFQAAGASPLVSGHPVAHPETVATAIRIGNPASWHHAVAVRDASQGEFNAVTDEEILHAYRLLAAEEGVFCEPASASSVAGLLKVKDQVPEGATVVCVLTGNGLKDPDTAIEHGNNQVKKGLPPNVDVVAQAMGF; encoded by the coding sequence GTGATCCCTAGTTTTTCTGTTTCCAACCCGGTTGATCTGTCGTCCCGAAGCTGGCCGGGCTTAATTGAAGCCTATCGCCCCTTTCTACCGGTCACTGAGAAAACCCCCGTTGTGACCCTGCTAGAGGGCAATACGCCCCTCATTCCCGCCCCGGCGATCGCGGCCCAAGTGGGGCGATCGGTGAAGGTTTTCGTTAAGTTTGATGGCTTGAACCCCACCGGCAGTTTCAAAGACCGAGGTATGACCTTAGCCATCTCCAAAGCCAAGGAAGAAGGGGCTAAGGCCGTCATTTGTGCCAGTACTGGCAACACATCGGCGGCGGCAGCGGCTTACGCAAGGCGCGGCGGGCTGCGAGCGTTTGTGGTGATTCCCGATGGCTATGTAGCGCTGGGCAAGTTGGCTCAGGCACTTCTCTACGGTGCTGATGTGCTGGCGATTGATGGAAACTTCGACCAAGCCCTCACTCTGGTGCGCGACATTGCAGATCGTTACCCCGTCACGTTGGTCAATTCCGTGAACCCCTATCGCCTCCAAGGACAGAAAACCGCTGCCTTTGAAGTGGTAGATGCCCTCGGTGATGCTCCCGACTGGCTCTGCATTCCCGTGGGTAATGCTGGCAATATTTCAGCCTACTGGATGGGATTTTGCGAATACCGAGAAGTGGGCCGCAGTCAACGCCTACCGCGCATGATGGGTTTCCAGGCTGCTGGAGCCTCACCCCTCGTCAGCGGTCACCCCGTTGCCCATCCTGAAACGGTAGCGACGGCCATCCGCATTGGTAACCCCGCCAGTTGGCACCATGCGGTGGCGGTGCGCGATGCGAGCCAGGGCGAGTTCAACGCCGTCACGGATGAAGAAATTCTGCACGCCTATCGCTTGCTAGCAGCGGAAGAAGGGGTGTTTTGTGAACCCGCTAGCGCCTCATCCGTAGCCGGTCTACTCAAGGTTAAGGATCAGGTGCCGGAGGGTGCCACGGTGGTTTGTGTCCTCACAGGGAACGGCCTCAAGGATCCAGATACGGCCATTGAGCACGGCAACAACCAGGTCAAGAAAGGTTTGCCGCCTAATGTAGATGTGGTAGCTCAGGCCATGGGCTTTTAG
- the dnaK gene encoding molecular chaperone DnaK has product MGKVVGIDLGTTNSVVAVMEGGKPIVIANSESMRTTPSVVAFSKDGERLVGQMARRQSVLNPQNTFYGIKRYIGRRYSELPAESRRVPYTIRRDEVGNVKVQCPRLQKEFAPEEISAMVLRKLVDEASRYLGESVTGAVITVPAYFNDAQRQATRDAGRIAGLEVKRIINEPTAAALSYGLERRDSQRILVFDLGGGTFDVSVLDISDGVFEVKATSGDTQLGGSDFDSKIVDWLAEQFLEAEGIDLRRDRQALQRLMEAAEKAKIELSGVTNTEINLPFITATPDGPKHLETRLTRSQFEGLCGDLISRLQLPVKQAIADSGLPPSQINEVILVGGGSRMPMVQRLVRSLIDLEPNQTVNPDEVVAVGAAIQAGILNQDIQDILLLDVTPLSIGLETIGGVMKKLIPRNTTIPVRRSDVFSTAENNQTLVEVHVLQGEREMVADNKSLGRFKLMGIPPAPRGVPQILVSLDIDANGILQVTALDKTTGREQGVTIQGASTLSEEEVNRMILEAEQFADEDRAKRERIEKRTKAEALTFQAERLLREVALDFGMQFAGSYRRRIERLVQDLRDCLDRKDDRGIDMTQSELQDALYDLRQEAYQFAKEEEEEDDFFGSIRRTIANLGKDDDEYDYYDRRRDPYERDPYTQDPYKRSPYQDPYRRDPYAQDPYQPNRDPYRAEPSRSDAGRRDPYPSYDYRQDAPSRDPYAQDPYNARPSKDPYSKDPYAQDPYDARPTRDPYAQDPYDARPARDPYAQDPYNARPSRDSYSNDPYDARSTRDPYGDRRPAAPSDPYAARPPLDRPRGERSPAPPPNDYDNRRTPRYSDDEDWGDEDEWL; this is encoded by the coding sequence ATGGGAAAAGTCGTCGGTATTGACTTGGGCACCACAAACTCAGTTGTCGCTGTGATGGAGGGCGGCAAACCCATTGTCATCGCCAATTCAGAAAGTATGAGGACGACTCCCTCCGTGGTTGCGTTTAGCAAAGATGGAGAGCGCCTCGTGGGGCAGATGGCCCGTCGCCAGTCTGTGCTAAATCCTCAAAATACTTTTTATGGCATCAAGCGCTACATCGGTCGGCGCTACAGCGAACTGCCTGCGGAGTCGAGGCGGGTGCCCTACACTATCCGGCGGGATGAGGTGGGTAACGTGAAGGTGCAATGTCCGCGCTTGCAAAAGGAATTTGCCCCGGAAGAGATTTCGGCCATGGTGCTACGCAAGCTGGTGGATGAAGCTAGTCGCTACCTGGGAGAATCGGTGACCGGTGCGGTGATTACGGTGCCGGCCTATTTCAACGATGCCCAGCGGCAGGCTACCCGCGATGCAGGGCGGATTGCTGGGCTGGAGGTGAAGCGGATTATTAATGAGCCAACCGCGGCGGCCCTGTCCTATGGCCTAGAGCGCCGGGACAGTCAGCGTATCTTGGTGTTTGACTTGGGCGGCGGCACCTTTGATGTGTCGGTGCTGGACATCAGCGATGGCGTTTTTGAGGTGAAGGCCACTAGCGGCGATACCCAATTGGGCGGCAGTGACTTTGACAGCAAAATTGTCGATTGGCTAGCGGAGCAGTTTCTAGAAGCGGAAGGCATTGATCTACGGCGCGATCGCCAAGCGCTGCAGCGGTTGATGGAGGCGGCGGAGAAGGCCAAAATTGAGCTGTCTGGGGTCACGAATACGGAAATTAATTTGCCGTTTATTACCGCTACGCCGGATGGCCCTAAGCATCTTGAGACCCGGCTGACGCGATCGCAATTTGAAGGACTCTGTGGTGACTTGATCAGCCGCTTGCAGCTTCCCGTCAAGCAAGCGATCGCTGATTCAGGACTACCGCCGAGCCAAATTAATGAAGTGATTCTCGTAGGCGGCGGTAGTCGAATGCCGATGGTGCAGCGGTTGGTGCGATCGCTGATTGACCTAGAGCCCAATCAAACGGTGAATCCTGATGAAGTGGTGGCGGTGGGTGCAGCGATTCAAGCCGGCATTCTCAACCAAGACATTCAAGACATTTTGCTGCTGGACGTGACGCCGTTGTCTATTGGTCTGGAAACCATTGGCGGCGTCATGAAAAAACTGATTCCGCGCAATACGACGATTCCCGTGCGGCGATCAGATGTGTTTTCCACGGCGGAAAATAACCAAACCTTGGTGGAGGTGCATGTCCTCCAAGGGGAACGGGAAATGGTGGCAGACAACAAATCTCTAGGCCGCTTTAAGCTCATGGGCATTCCCCCAGCGCCGCGTGGTGTGCCGCAAATTCTCGTGTCTCTGGACATCGACGCTAACGGCATTCTGCAGGTGACGGCCCTCGATAAAACCACCGGTCGAGAACAGGGCGTCACTATTCAGGGCGCTTCCACTCTGAGTGAGGAGGAAGTCAACCGCATGATTCTGGAGGCAGAGCAGTTTGCGGATGAAGATCGGGCGAAGCGAGAACGGATTGAAAAACGCACCAAGGCTGAAGCCCTCACCTTCCAAGCCGAGCGCCTGCTGCGCGAAGTGGCCCTAGACTTTGGGATGCAGTTTGCTGGCAGCTATCGCCGTCGTATTGAGCGATTGGTGCAGGATCTGCGGGATTGCCTGGATCGCAAGGATGACCGGGGTATTGATATGACCCAGTCGGAACTGCAGGATGCGCTCTACGATCTGCGCCAGGAAGCCTATCAATTTGCCAAGGAGGAAGAGGAGGAAGACGACTTCTTTGGATCCATCCGTCGCACGATTGCCAACTTGGGCAAGGATGATGATGAGTATGATTATTATGATCGCCGTAGGGATCCCTATGAGCGCGATCCCTATACTCAGGATCCTTACAAGCGTTCTCCTTACCAGGATCCCTACAGACGTGATCCCTATGCTCAGGATCCCTACCAGCCGAATCGCGATCCGTATCGGGCAGAGCCATCGCGATCCGATGCCGGTCGCCGTGATCCCTATCCGTCCTACGACTATCGGCAAGATGCGCCCAGCCGGGATCCCTATGCTCAAGATCCCTACAATGCGCGTCCTAGCAAGGATCCGTATAGCAAAGATCCCTATGCTCAGGATCCCTACGATGCACGTCCTACGCGGGATCCCTATGCTCAAGATCCCTATGATGCACGTCCTGCTCGGGATCCCTATGCCCAGGATCCCTATAATGCTCGCCCTAGCAGAGATTCGTATAGCAACGATCCCTATGATGCGCGTTCTACACGCGATCCCTATGGCGATCGCCGCCCGGCTGCTCCCTCCGACCCCTATGCTGCTCGTCCTCCACTGGATCGCCCGCGAGGAGAGCGATCGCCTGCACCGCCGCCCAATGACTATGACAATCGCCGTACCCCTCGCTATTCTGACGATGAAGATTGGGGTGACGAGGATGAATGGCTCTAA
- a CDS encoding malic enzyme-like NAD(P)-binding protein: protein MVNLTPNPSYSLTIRFQIPNQAGMLANVTQAIAQAGGNIGQIDLVEQTRKVIVRDITVDASSSEHAEIIVNAVRALTDIVVLDVYDRTFALHRGGKIEVRSKLSLKNQGDLAMAYTPGVGRICTAIANDPEQVFNLTIKSNTVAIVTDGSAVLGLGNLGPEGALPVMEGKAMLFREFAGIDAFPVCLATQDTDAIVETVKNISPVFGGINLEDISAPRCFEIEARLQRELNIPIFHDDQHGTAVVTLAALFNALKWVKKPMDEVRIVLNGAGAAGVAIARLLRKAGAKHICLCDSRGIISHSRTDLNSQKREFAVEKGGSLADAMIGADVFLGVSVPGVVTPDMVRSMARDPIVFAMANPIPEIQPELISSDVAVMATGRSDYPNQINNVLAFPGIFRGALDCRAKTMTTLMYLEAAAAIASLIKPSDLDSEHIIPSVFDERVATAVAAAVQQAARQDGVAER from the coding sequence ATGGTCAATCTGACACCTAACCCCAGCTACAGTCTAACGATCCGATTTCAAATTCCCAACCAAGCCGGGATGCTGGCCAATGTGACCCAAGCGATCGCCCAGGCCGGGGGCAATATCGGGCAGATTGATTTAGTGGAGCAAACCCGCAAGGTGATTGTGCGCGACATTACGGTGGATGCATCTAGTTCTGAACATGCAGAAATCATTGTCAACGCCGTGCGAGCGCTCACCGACATTGTAGTGCTGGATGTGTATGACCGCACCTTTGCCCTACACCGAGGCGGCAAGATCGAAGTTCGCAGCAAATTATCCCTGAAAAATCAGGGGGATCTGGCCATGGCTTATACCCCAGGGGTTGGCCGAATTTGTACCGCGATCGCCAATGATCCCGAGCAGGTATTTAATCTCACCATCAAAAGCAACACCGTGGCGATCGTCACCGATGGTAGTGCCGTGCTGGGACTAGGTAATTTAGGCCCAGAGGGAGCGTTGCCGGTCATGGAAGGCAAGGCCATGCTGTTTCGAGAATTTGCGGGGATCGATGCATTCCCTGTCTGTCTCGCCACCCAAGACACCGATGCCATCGTGGAAACGGTGAAAAATATTTCCCCCGTGTTTGGCGGCATTAACCTAGAAGACATTAGCGCTCCCCGCTGCTTTGAAATTGAAGCCCGCCTTCAGCGAGAGCTGAATATCCCCATCTTCCATGATGACCAACATGGCACCGCCGTCGTCACCCTAGCCGCCCTGTTTAATGCCCTGAAGTGGGTGAAAAAGCCCATGGATGAGGTGCGGATTGTCCTGAATGGGGCCGGGGCAGCTGGAGTGGCGATCGCTCGCCTCCTGCGAAAGGCAGGGGCCAAGCATATTTGTCTTTGCGATTCCCGAGGCATCATCAGCCATAGCCGCACCGATTTGAATTCCCAAAAGCGGGAGTTCGCCGTGGAGAAAGGTGGCTCCCTCGCCGACGCCATGATCGGCGCAGATGTATTTCTTGGGGTGAGTGTGCCGGGAGTGGTGACACCGGACATGGTGCGATCCATGGCCCGCGACCCGATTGTCTTTGCCATGGCCAACCCCATTCCTGAAATTCAGCCGGAGTTGATCAGCAGCGATGTTGCCGTGATGGCCACCGGCCGCAGTGACTATCCCAATCAAATCAACAATGTTTTGGCCTTTCCCGGCATCTTCCGGGGAGCCCTAGACTGCCGGGCCAAGACCATGACCACCCTCATGTATCTAGAAGCAGCAGCAGCGATCGCCTCCTTGATCAAGCCTAGCGACCTGGATAGCGAACATATTATTCCCTCCGTCTTTGATGAACGGGTAGCAACAGCCGTGGCGGCGGCGGTGCAGCAAGCAGCTCGTCAAGATGGCGTAGCAGAACGCTAA